TAGCTATGGCTGTGTGAATACCTTTTACTATATCTTCAATTTTTGTTCCTTTTGCAAGTTGTGAAATTACTTCTGATTCTGCAAATACAGTACAAGTTGAACTTATTGCTACATCAACAGTTGATTTTTCATCTAATTTTTCTAAGTCTTCTAAGTTTACTTCCAAAACTTTTGCAATTACATCTAAAAATCTTCCTGTTCCTGCTGCACATTTATCATTCATAACAAAATTTTCAAGCATTCCATTGTCTCCAATTTTTAATGCTTTTGAATCTTGACCACCAATATCTATAATTGAGTGAACATTTGGAAATAGAAAATATGCTCCCTTTGCATGACAAGACAATTCAGACATTTGAGCTGGTACCTCTGCTAATGAATTTCTTCCATAACCAGTTGCTACTGCCCCTTGAAGCTCACTGACAGAAGATAATCCAACTTGTTCTAATGCCTCTTTCATTGCTCTAGCTGGTCCACTAGTCCCTGTTCCTACTGATATAACAGATTTTGCAACGATTTCTTTACCATCTTTTAATATTACACATTTAGATGCTGTTGATCCAACATCTATCCCCATAGTAAAAACATTACTCATTGTTATACTATCCTTTCCTTAAAAATAAATTAAATTATCCAATCCATACA
This Fusobacterium animalis 7_1 DNA region includes the following protein-coding sequences:
- a CDS encoding acyl-CoA dehydratase activase produces the protein MSNVFTMGIDVGSTASKCVILKDGKEIVAKSVISVGTGTSGPARAMKEALEQVGLSSVSELQGAVATGYGRNSLAEVPAQMSELSCHAKGAYFLFPNVHSIIDIGGQDSKALKIGDNGMLENFVMNDKCAAGTGRFLDVIAKVLEVNLEDLEKLDEKSTVDVAISSTCTVFAESEVISQLAKGTKIEDIVKGIHTAIASRVGSLAKRIGIKDDVVMTGGVALNKGMVRALERNLGFKIHTNEYCQLNGAIGAALFAYQKYMMTHQ